From the genome of Pseudomonas mohnii:
ACGGTGTTTTTGAGTCAGACAAAACCCGGTGGGAACGCGGCTTGCCCGCGAAGCGATTTCAAGAACGAATTGCCCGCTGACGGTCTAAAATTTCGCTGCCCATTCACCCAGGATGCCCATCACGTGAAATCCCTTCTCGCACTGCTGTCCCTGTTAGCCCTGCCGGTGCTGGCCGCCGAGCCCACCCTGTACGGGCGTTACGAATACATCGCCCTGCCGGAAATCGGCGGTGAAGTGCTCAAGGCGAAAATGGACACCGGCGCCCTGACGGCATCGCTGTCGGCCAAGGACATCGAAACCTTTACCCGTGATGGCGAGAACTGGGTGCGTTTCCGCCTCGCCACCAAGGGGGCGAGCGACAAAGTCTACGAACACAAGGTCGCGCGGATCAGCAAGATCAAGACCCGCTCAGAAGAGGACGATGACGAAGAAACCGCCGCGCCTTCCAAGCGCCCGGTGGTCGATCTGGAATTGTGCCTGGGCAACGTCAAGCGCACGGTCGAGGTCAACCTGACGGACCGCAGCAGCTTTAACTATCCGCTGCTGATTGGCGCCAAGGCCTTGCGCGAGTTTGGCGCGGCGGTAAATCCGGCTCGACGGTTTACGGCGGACAAGCCGGATTGTTGATTGAACCTCTCGATTTTGTCCTTGATCAAAGGGTCGCAGCCTGCGGCAGCTCCAGAAGCGCATGTTTGATGCAAGAGCTGCAGTAGGCTGCGAACTTTTGTATTTGTTTAAGGTAAGTTGGACCTTTTGAACATTAGTTCATGTTTAAATTCTATCAATTCGTTGTTTGTTAATTGGTCTAGGTTTTCGGACCAATAATGATAATGCTGTTTTTCTTCTTCTCTGCTTCTTATTTTTTCTGAGATGCGCGCAACGTCGTTTTCATTGTGTGAATGTCGCGCATTTTTTATTTCTTTAGTGC
Proteins encoded in this window:
- a CDS encoding ATP-dependent zinc protease — protein: MKSLLALLSLLALPVLAAEPTLYGRYEYIALPEIGGEVLKAKMDTGALTASLSAKDIETFTRDGENWVRFRLATKGASDKVYEHKVARISKIKTRSEEDDDEETAAPSKRPVVDLELCLGNVKRTVEVNLTDRSSFNYPLLIGAKALREFGAAVNPARRFTADKPDC